The Bacillus sp. Y1 genome has a window encoding:
- a CDS encoding peptidoglycan D,D-transpeptidase FtsI family protein, translating to MKKKASKRRHVPLRVNLLFFIVFVLFVILIVRLGTVQMVQGVTYKEELERTNEIVVSQPVPRGKMYDRNGKIVVDNIAQNAITYTNWGASQEEMLKTAENLSELIKMDTKKVRDRDKKDYWILKNPLLVKEKISKSEEEAMRDSTDSEKEFNKKYYDTLLERITAEDLASLKEKDMQVIAIYREFASGYEYTPHLVKNVGVTDEEFSKVSENLNFLHGVDTVTDWERTYSFENTLKTILGKTTTSEEGIPAEQLDYYLSRGYSRNDRVGKSYLEYQYEDVLRGNKSKIKYLKDKAGDIVGTVPVSDGTRGKDLILTIDMDLQLAVEKILEEELLATKRGFGGTKFLDRAFVVLMDPNTGEILTMAGKLLARSEETGNLEVQDFALGNITTSYNVGSSVKGATVLTGYQTGAISPGTPLYDGPLSIKGTPVKKSWRNMGSINDLYALEQSSNVYMFRTAIKIGGGQYVPNAPLSLAPDTFSKIRDSFAQFGLGAKTGIDLPNEMTGFKGPSTLPGFALDLVIGQYDTYTTMQLAQYAATIANGGYRIQPHIVKEIREPGTTNDKLGPVYKEIQPNILNRVSMKDEWIERVQTGFRRVMTSGTGAKAFGSAPYSPAGKTGTAQSFYDGPDRDQYPKNAPPEVMNVSLISYAPSSNPEVAMAVIVPWVYTGDTGPSPNLTIGRKVLDTYFQMK from the coding sequence ATGAAGAAAAAAGCCAGCAAACGGAGGCACGTTCCCTTACGAGTAAACCTCCTATTTTTTATTGTCTTTGTCTTATTCGTCATCCTAATTGTGCGCTTAGGCACCGTGCAAATGGTTCAGGGGGTAACCTACAAGGAAGAACTCGAAAGGACAAATGAAATTGTTGTAAGTCAACCTGTTCCACGCGGAAAAATGTACGACCGAAACGGAAAAATAGTAGTAGATAATATTGCTCAAAACGCGATTACATACACAAACTGGGGAGCCAGTCAGGAGGAAATGTTAAAAACAGCAGAAAACCTCTCCGAACTAATCAAGATGGATACAAAGAAAGTGAGAGATCGTGACAAAAAGGATTATTGGATCCTAAAAAATCCTTTATTGGTTAAAGAGAAAATATCCAAATCCGAAGAAGAGGCAATGAGAGATTCAACAGACAGTGAAAAAGAGTTTAACAAAAAATATTATGACACTTTGCTAGAAAGGATCACTGCTGAAGATCTAGCCTCTCTAAAAGAGAAAGATATGCAGGTCATTGCCATATACCGTGAATTTGCAAGTGGTTATGAGTACACCCCTCATCTCGTAAAAAACGTTGGTGTAACAGATGAGGAATTCTCAAAGGTTAGTGAGAATCTCAACTTTTTACATGGGGTAGACACGGTTACTGACTGGGAGCGAACGTATTCATTCGAAAACACTTTAAAAACGATATTAGGAAAAACAACTACTAGTGAAGAAGGGATACCAGCAGAACAGCTAGATTACTATCTCTCTCGTGGCTATAGTAGAAATGATCGTGTCGGAAAAAGCTATCTGGAATATCAATATGAAGATGTTCTGCGCGGAAATAAATCCAAAATAAAATACTTAAAAGACAAAGCAGGAGATATTGTAGGAACGGTCCCCGTATCCGATGGAACGCGCGGCAAGGACCTCATACTGACCATCGATATGGACTTACAGCTCGCGGTTGAAAAAATTCTTGAAGAAGAACTTCTCGCTACCAAACGGGGATTTGGTGGAACAAAGTTTCTTGACCGTGCCTTTGTTGTTTTAATGGATCCAAATACTGGTGAAATCCTAACAATGGCTGGAAAGCTTTTAGCTAGAAGCGAAGAAACAGGAAATCTAGAAGTCCAGGACTTCGCACTTGGCAATATTACTACCTCCTACAATGTCGGCTCCTCAGTGAAGGGAGCAACCGTGCTTACGGGATACCAAACGGGCGCTATTTCTCCAGGAACTCCCCTTTATGACGGACCCCTTTCCATTAAAGGGACACCCGTAAAAAAATCTTGGAGAAATATGGGCTCGATTAATGACTTGTATGCATTAGAGCAATCTTCTAACGTGTATATGTTCCGTACCGCTATAAAAATCGGTGGTGGACAGTATGTACCAAATGCACCATTAAGCTTAGCTCCAGATACTTTTTCAAAAATAAGAGATTCCTTTGCCCAATTTGGATTAGGTGCAAAAACAGGAATTGACCTTCCAAATGAAATGACCGGATTTAAAGGACCTTCTACATTGCCAGGTTTTGCACTTGACTTAGTCATTGGACAATACGATACGTACACAACCATGCAGCTTGCCCAATATGCTGCCACGATTGCTAATGGAGGCTATCGCATACAGCCGCATATTGTAAAAGAAATCCGTGAGCCTGGTACGACTAATGATAAGCTTGGTCCCGTTTACAAAGAAATACAACCCAATATTTTAAACCGTGTGAGCATGAAGGATGAATGGATTGAACGAGTTCAAACGGGTTTCCGCAGAGTCATGACCTCCGGAACAGGAGCAAAAGCCTTTGGTTCCGCACCTTACAGCCCTGCTGGAAAAACAGGTACCGCTCAATCCTTCTACGACGGACCAGACCGCGATCAGTACCCTAAAAATGCACCACCCGAAGTGATGAATGTGAGCTTAATCAGCTACGCCCCATCTAGTAATCCCGAGGTAGCAATGGCCGTCATTGTTCCATGGGTATACACCGGAGACACAGGCCCCTCCCCGAACTTAACCATCGGGCGAAAAGTACTAGATACGTATTTTCAGATGAAATAG
- a CDS encoding DUF1659 domain-containing protein: MAQAMIMDTKLKVLFENGLNSKGEVIIKTKTFSNVRKEATADQLFQAGQALASLCSLPVVNIERADNFELVNA, from the coding sequence ATGGCACAGGCGATGATCATGGATACAAAGCTTAAAGTATTGTTTGAAAATGGACTGAACTCAAAAGGAGAAGTAATTATTAAAACGAAGACATTTAGTAATGTGCGTAAGGAGGCTACGGCGGACCAACTTTTTCAAGCGGGTCAAGCATTAGCAAGTCTTTGTTCACTACCAGTAGTGAATATTGAACGAGCTGACAATTTTGAGTTGGTAAACGCGTAA
- a CDS encoding DUF2922 domain-containing protein — MSKLAKTLELQFITETGETTTISMESPKEPVDAAAVKVAMDQIVASNAFYSAKGQLVSPKGIRVIERNVTPYELA, encoded by the coding sequence GTGAGTAAATTGGCCAAAACATTAGAATTACAATTCATAACAGAAACAGGTGAAACAACAACCATTAGTATGGAATCTCCAAAGGAACCTGTTGATGCGGCTGCTGTTAAGGTTGCGATGGATCAAATTGTTGCTTCCAATGCATTTTATAGTGCGAAGGGACAGCTCGTTTCCCCTAAAGGCATTAGAGTAATTGAGAGAAATGTGACACCTTATGAACTAGCATAA
- a CDS encoding GntR family transcriptional regulator: MILNSNSMKPIYVQIAEYLEGEILRDSIRPDEKIYSQYQLAEMFNINPATAAKGLNLLADEDILYKRRGLGMFVAADAKKIILTKRTNTKLKELIEETVREARQLGVSKEELMEMIQKEGEE, translated from the coding sequence ATGATCTTAAACTCAAATAGTATGAAGCCTATCTATGTACAAATTGCAGAGTATCTAGAAGGGGAGATATTAAGGGACTCCATTCGACCTGACGAAAAGATTTACTCTCAATATCAGCTGGCGGAAATGTTCAACATCAATCCTGCTACGGCGGCAAAAGGGTTGAATTTGTTAGCGGATGAAGACATTTTGTACAAAAGGAGAGGGCTTGGAATGTTTGTGGCTGCAGATGCAAAGAAGATCATCCTCACAAAACGAACCAACACCAAACTGAAGGAGCTAATTGAAGAAACGGTTAGAGAAGCCCGTCAATTAGGAGTAAGTAAGGAAGAACTAATGGAGATGATTCAAAAGGAGGGGGAGGAGTAA
- a CDS encoding ATP-binding cassette domain-containing protein, producing the protein MNIVACKNLSKTYGRNQALRSVSFSLEGEKIIGLIGRNGAGKSTLLKLMAGFLEKTSGEINVFSENPFNSLKVSANSIFMSDEVTFNPALTLEEVLKAAESFYPNWNRDLAYRLLDYFSISPHSYHASLSKGMRSTFNTIMGLSTRAPLTLFDEPTTGMDAAVRKDFYRAILKDYLAFPRMIVISSHLLNEMEELFEELLLIKEGAVHFHESVEDLKEYAIGITGRTSIVEELLINDEVIFQQAVGIDQSYVVVKRGEELQQQAKLLWLELSPVSVSDLCMYITSKSKGGIDHVFDRE; encoded by the coding sequence ATGAATATCGTTGCATGCAAGAACCTGTCAAAAACATATGGAAGGAATCAAGCTTTAAGAAGTGTTTCTTTTTCTCTAGAGGGTGAAAAGATCATAGGCTTGATTGGTCGAAACGGAGCTGGTAAGTCCACTCTATTAAAACTGATGGCAGGCTTTCTTGAAAAAACATCTGGGGAGATCAACGTTTTTTCGGAAAATCCATTTAATAGCTTAAAAGTTTCTGCTAACTCCATTTTTATGAGTGATGAAGTTACCTTTAATCCAGCCCTCACTTTAGAAGAAGTTCTAAAGGCAGCCGAAAGCTTCTATCCAAACTGGAATCGAGATTTAGCCTACCGACTTTTAGATTACTTTTCTATATCGCCACATTCCTACCATGCCAGTCTCTCAAAAGGGATGAGAAGCACGTTCAACACGATTATGGGACTGTCAACCAGAGCACCACTAACCTTATTTGATGAACCGACCACAGGAATGGATGCGGCCGTTCGAAAAGATTTTTACCGAGCTATTTTAAAAGATTATTTAGCCTTTCCACGGATGATCGTCATATCAAGTCACCTGTTAAATGAGATGGAGGAACTTTTTGAGGAGCTTTTGCTGATAAAAGAAGGGGCCGTTCATTTTCATGAAAGTGTGGAAGATTTGAAAGAATACGCGATTGGTATTACCGGAAGAACTTCCATAGTGGAAGAGTTATTGATAAATGATGAGGTTATTTTTCAACAAGCAGTTGGGATTGATCAGAGCTATGTTGTAGTGAAGCGTGGGGAAGAATTACAGCAACAAGCAAAGTTGCTATGGCTTGAGCTGTCACCTGTTTCCGTTAGTGATTTATGCATGTATATAACAAGCAAGTCTAAGGGAGGGATTGATCATGTATTTGACAGAGAGTAA
- the htpG gene encoding molecular chaperone HtpG: protein MEKKQFQAESKRLLDMMIHSIYTHREIFLRELLSNASDAIDKIYYRALTDENITFDKDNYFIKIAADKESRRLTITDTGIGMTKEELENNLGVIAKSGSLAFKSENELKDGHDIIGQFGVGFYSAFMVADVVTVITKSLGSDTAYKWESLGADGYTIEPYEKSEVGTEIILTIKQNTEDDNYDEFLEEYRLKSIVKKYSDFIRYPIKMDTTSRRLKEGSESEYEDYSEEQTINSMVPIWRKNKNELTTEDYENFYAEKHYGFDKPLKHIHISVDGAVRYNAVLYIPEKIPFDYYTQEYEKGLELYSNGVLIMNKCGDLLPDYFSFVKGMVDSEDLSLNISREMLQHDRQLKLIAKNIKNKIKGQLQSLLKDDREKYEAFFQSFGRQLKFGVYSDFGSNKETLQDLLMFYSSKEKKLVTLDEYVSRMPEDQKYIYYASGESVERIEKLPQTELVADKGYEILYFTDDIDEFAIRMVMNYKEKEFKSVSSGDLGIEEQADEKETAEQTENQELFEYMKSALGEKVKAVRVSKRLKSHPVCLTTEGDVSIEMEKVLQAMPNSQNVKADKVLEINVNHEVFASLKDAFANDKDKLTLFTGLLYNQALLTEGLPIEDPVEFTNDICKIMV, encoded by the coding sequence ATGGAAAAGAAGCAATTCCAGGCAGAGTCAAAGAGATTGTTAGACATGATGATTCACTCCATTTACACACATCGAGAAATTTTTCTACGTGAGTTGTTATCAAACGCAAGTGATGCGATTGATAAAATTTATTATCGTGCCTTAACAGACGAAAACATTACTTTTGATAAAGACAACTATTTTATTAAGATTGCTGCTGACAAAGAGAGCAGAAGATTAACGATTACGGATACCGGAATTGGGATGACCAAGGAAGAGCTTGAAAACAATCTTGGGGTCATCGCTAAAAGTGGTTCGCTTGCCTTTAAATCTGAAAATGAGCTAAAGGATGGTCACGACATCATTGGGCAATTTGGTGTTGGGTTTTATTCTGCATTCATGGTGGCAGATGTGGTGACGGTGATCACCAAATCACTAGGAAGTGACACGGCTTATAAGTGGGAATCGCTAGGTGCGGATGGTTATACGATTGAGCCTTATGAAAAAAGTGAAGTGGGAACGGAAATCATCCTTACCATTAAGCAAAATACAGAAGACGATAACTATGATGAATTTTTAGAAGAGTATCGTCTCAAATCAATTGTTAAAAAGTACTCAGACTTCATTCGTTACCCAATTAAAATGGATACCACGAGCAGACGTTTAAAAGAAGGTAGTGAATCGGAATACGAGGATTATTCAGAAGAGCAAACCATTAATAGCATGGTGCCAATCTGGAGAAAGAACAAAAACGAATTAACAACAGAGGACTACGAAAACTTTTACGCTGAAAAACATTACGGCTTTGATAAACCATTAAAGCATATTCACATCAGCGTAGATGGTGCGGTTCGTTATAATGCGGTGTTATATATTCCTGAAAAAATTCCATTTGATTATTACACGCAGGAGTATGAAAAAGGGCTGGAGCTTTATTCAAACGGTGTTCTTATCATGAATAAATGCGGAGATCTATTACCGGACTATTTCAGCTTTGTTAAAGGGATGGTTGATTCAGAAGATTTATCCCTCAATATCTCAAGAGAGATGTTACAGCATGATCGTCAATTAAAACTCATTGCGAAAAATATTAAAAACAAAATCAAAGGTCAACTACAAAGCTTATTAAAAGATGACCGCGAAAAGTACGAGGCATTTTTCCAATCCTTTGGCCGCCAATTAAAGTTTGGCGTTTATAGCGATTTTGGAAGCAATAAAGAGACGCTTCAGGATCTCCTCATGTTCTATTCATCTAAGGAAAAGAAGCTTGTTACGTTAGATGAGTATGTTTCAAGAATGCCTGAGGATCAAAAGTATATTTATTATGCATCAGGTGAGTCGGTGGAGCGTATTGAAAAGCTTCCTCAAACAGAGCTTGTTGCTGATAAAGGCTATGAAATTCTTTACTTCACAGACGACATTGATGAGTTTGCGATTCGTATGGTTATGAATTATAAGGAAAAAGAATTTAAGTCAGTCTCTAGCGGTGATTTAGGGATTGAAGAGCAAGCAGATGAAAAAGAGACGGCAGAACAAACGGAGAACCAAGAACTGTTTGAATACATGAAATCTGCTCTTGGAGAAAAGGTAAAGGCCGTACGAGTATCCAAGCGTCTAAAATCACATCCTGTTTGTTTAACAACTGAAGGAGACGTTTCCATTGAGATGGAGAAAGTTCTCCAAGCGATGCCAAATAGCCAAAATGTCAAAGCAGACAAAGTGTTAGAGATCAACGTGAATCACGAAGTATTTGCTTCTTTAAAGGATGCATTTGCTAATGACAAGGACAAGCTCACCTTGTTTACAGGGCTCCTTTACAATCAGGCATTGCTCACTGAGGGGTTACCAATTGAAGATCCAGTAGAATTTACAAACGATATTTGCAAAATTATGGTGTAA
- a CDS encoding YueH family protein yields MIFQLPIHSSEKVTDVYINKLNTDGFIVAIPEIHWSIFLPAHGSKDSHCQHILQSLMFQLFEGNAESLAKDIVKLLERQFFRK; encoded by the coding sequence ATGATTTTTCAATTGCCTATTCACTCTTCTGAAAAAGTGACAGATGTATATATAAACAAACTGAATACTGACGGATTTATTGTGGCGATACCTGAAATACACTGGTCTATCTTTTTACCTGCACATGGGTCAAAGGATAGTCACTGCCAACATATATTGCAATCATTAATGTTTCAATTATTTGAAGGAAATGCAGAAAGTTTAGCGAAGGACATTGTTAAATTGTTAGAAAGGCAGTTCTTTAGAAAATAG
- a CDS encoding glycosyl hydrolase family 28-related protein: MGHLIKETDALFQKVAVHPNPSINEMRTIITEKGEPIPSWLPDLEVELHKLQSEIKIERNVVDFGAVGDGVTDNTNAFRKAIGRGNCKIIIPEGVFVTKGIKLPSNTILVGAGKGKTTLKLHHDALKSAILITNKHHISGNHHIYVEGMTLDWNVERLPSDEKTASGNNRSSCLTFAHVKYGWVRKVEAIHAGLHAFDVSSTLYYYIKDGFIGPGRSQYIWLDELNGYGFGDDGITTHHSDYIFISKSHMCDPSGRAHEPSYSNSNGIEIDDGSRYVWLANNSTTRCFGGVEIKAHHNASAASNVTIIGHLSVHDNRAFNFRHIGHHKGDDPESKTAYNIKAMNLVAMAPIFTSLYEVSTPRAMVISAYRNVVVNQFTVLGDSTYDFEGHPVIAIQYRAKQILLNKIYIDGFYHAGGIKGKFHVPEELT; this comes from the coding sequence TTGGGTCATCTAATCAAAGAGACTGACGCTCTTTTTCAAAAAGTTGCCGTCCATCCTAATCCTTCAATAAATGAAATGAGAACCATCATAACTGAAAAGGGGGAGCCTATCCCCTCATGGCTTCCAGATCTAGAAGTTGAATTACACAAACTTCAAAGTGAAATAAAGATCGAAAGAAATGTGGTCGACTTTGGGGCGGTTGGTGATGGGGTTACGGACAATACAAATGCTTTTCGAAAAGCAATCGGACGAGGCAACTGTAAGATCATCATTCCTGAAGGTGTATTTGTCACAAAAGGAATAAAACTCCCCTCCAACACGATCCTTGTTGGGGCAGGAAAGGGAAAAACAACACTTAAACTCCATCATGACGCCCTAAAATCCGCCATTCTTATCACCAATAAACATCATATAAGTGGGAATCACCATATTTATGTGGAAGGAATGACCCTTGATTGGAATGTCGAACGTCTACCGAGCGATGAAAAAACGGCGAGTGGAAACAATCGATCGAGTTGCTTGACATTTGCCCATGTGAAGTATGGGTGGGTAAGAAAGGTAGAAGCGATTCATGCAGGGTTGCATGCTTTTGACGTTTCTTCCACTCTCTACTATTACATAAAAGATGGATTCATTGGTCCGGGGAGAAGTCAGTATATCTGGCTTGATGAATTAAACGGATACGGATTTGGAGATGACGGGATTACTACTCATCATAGTGATTATATATTTATATCAAAATCGCATATGTGTGATCCGAGTGGAAGAGCTCATGAACCTAGCTATTCCAATTCAAATGGCATTGAAATAGATGATGGCTCCAGATACGTGTGGCTTGCGAACAATTCAACAACTAGATGCTTTGGTGGAGTGGAAATCAAGGCTCATCACAATGCTTCTGCTGCTTCCAATGTCACCATTATTGGACATCTGTCGGTTCATGATAATCGTGCCTTCAACTTTCGGCATATCGGTCATCATAAAGGGGATGACCCAGAGTCAAAAACGGCCTATAACATAAAAGCCATGAATCTGGTTGCTATGGCTCCTATCTTTACTTCATTGTATGAAGTGTCAACTCCAAGAGCGATGGTGATATCCGCATACCGTAATGTGGTGGTGAACCAGTTTACTGTGCTTGGAGACTCGACCTATGACTTTGAAGGACATCCTGTCATAGCGATTCAATATCGAGCAAAACAGATTCTACTTAATAAAATCTATATAGACGGTTTTTATCATGCAGGTGGAATAAAAGGTAAATTTCACGTGCCAGAGGAGCTAACATGA
- a CDS encoding class I SAM-dependent methyltransferase, with product MREQDIDKSLHIVTTGDQLNFYKSLQFHRYEATPYLHLQQLISENEFKPSDRIVDFGCGKGRLNFFLYHHTGATVTGVEMNEEYYQFALKNRENYRKKYGSDNPIHFFFGFAEEYPIHEQDNTFYFFNPFSIHIFRNIILRILQSVEENDREIKLILYYASEEYIDFLESMGMFQLHSEVICSQGNPFERFYIYGLAF from the coding sequence ATGAGAGAACAGGATATTGATAAGAGCTTACATATCGTCACAACGGGTGATCAACTCAATTTTTACAAGTCATTGCAATTTCACCGTTATGAAGCAACCCCATATTTGCATCTTCAACAGTTAATCAGTGAGAATGAGTTCAAACCATCTGACCGTATCGTTGACTTTGGTTGTGGAAAAGGAAGGCTGAATTTCTTTCTTTATCACCATACAGGAGCAACGGTAACTGGTGTAGAAATGAATGAGGAGTATTATCAGTTTGCTTTGAAAAATAGAGAAAATTATCGGAAAAAGTATGGCTCAGATAATCCTATTCACTTTTTCTTCGGTTTTGCAGAGGAATATCCGATCCACGAACAGGATAATACTTTTTACTTTTTTAACCCGTTCTCTATTCATATTTTTCGGAATATAATTCTTCGTATCCTTCAATCGGTTGAGGAGAATGATCGAGAAATAAAGTTGATTTTGTACTATGCAAGTGAAGAGTATATCGACTTTTTAGAAAGCATGGGCATGTTTCAGCTACATTCTGAGGTCATTTGTTCACAAGGAAATCCGTTTGAGAGATTTTATATTTATGGTTTAGCTTTTTAA
- a CDS encoding 4a-hydroxytetrahydrobiopterin dehydratase codes for MEKLLEQEIVTYVENLPGWKWDEGKWINKRYHFQNYLTGVSFVSELANYSEQRNHHPFISIDYKVVTIKLSSWNAGGLTSLDMEMARIFDEIYDQFVE; via the coding sequence GTGGAGAAATTGCTTGAACAAGAAATCGTTACATATGTGGAAAATTTGCCTGGCTGGAAATGGGACGAGGGTAAATGGATTAACAAAAGATACCACTTTCAAAACTATTTAACTGGTGTGTCCTTTGTGAGTGAGCTAGCTAATTATTCGGAACAGCGTAATCACCATCCGTTCATCTCGATTGATTATAAAGTAGTAACGATTAAACTTAGCTCTTGGAATGCAGGAGGTCTTACTTCGCTGGATATGGAAATGGCAAGAATCTTTGATGAGATTTACGATCAATTTGTGGAATAA
- a CDS encoding MFS transporter, producing the protein MSTPLAEKAPPSEKGKEKIWTRDFILICLSNFFVFLGFQMTLPTIPLFVENLGGNDQLIGVVVGIFTFSALLIRPYAGHALESKGRRFIYLVGLGIFVFSTGAFGIAGGLVFLFILRIIQGVGWGLSTTASGTIATDLIPPKRRGEGMGYYGLSGNLALAMGPTLGLALVGYLSFTELFLICGVLGAVAIALSSRIRFKPVEPGTTTTHKKLDLYEKTALPPSILLLFITVTFGGIASFLPLYTVKKGIEGIEWYFLLYAIALLISRTFAGKLYDQKGHRFVFPAGSIMIMAAMILLAWVPNSTILYLAAIIYGLGFGTVQPALQAWSVQNSPISRRGMANATFFSFFDLGVGMGAIVFGQIAFYLDYHSIYIASAISVFIAILLYYTVFGREKARAH; encoded by the coding sequence ATGAGCACACCTCTTGCGGAAAAAGCTCCACCTTCAGAAAAAGGTAAAGAGAAGATATGGACTCGAGACTTTATTCTAATTTGCTTATCAAACTTTTTTGTTTTCCTCGGTTTTCAAATGACTTTACCCACTATTCCATTATTTGTAGAAAACCTCGGTGGAAATGACCAGCTGATCGGAGTGGTTGTGGGAATCTTCACTTTCTCCGCCCTATTAATTCGACCTTACGCCGGGCATGCACTAGAAAGTAAAGGGCGTCGATTTATTTATCTTGTTGGATTAGGAATTTTTGTCTTCTCCACTGGAGCTTTCGGTATTGCGGGAGGTCTTGTTTTCCTATTTATTTTAAGAATTATTCAAGGAGTAGGTTGGGGACTTTCCACGACTGCTTCAGGTACGATTGCGACCGACCTGATTCCACCAAAACGGCGCGGGGAAGGAATGGGATATTACGGGCTATCGGGTAACTTAGCTCTTGCCATGGGGCCAACCCTCGGACTTGCGCTTGTAGGGTATCTTAGCTTTACTGAACTCTTCTTGATTTGCGGCGTACTCGGTGCAGTTGCTATCGCCTTATCTTCTCGTATACGATTTAAACCCGTAGAACCAGGAACTACAACCACTCATAAAAAGCTCGACCTTTACGAAAAGACAGCCTTGCCCCCTTCGATATTGCTTCTATTTATCACTGTTACGTTTGGTGGAATCGCTTCATTCCTCCCTTTATATACAGTGAAAAAGGGGATTGAAGGAATTGAATGGTACTTTCTTCTTTATGCCATTGCTCTTCTCATCTCAAGAACCTTTGCTGGAAAGCTCTATGATCAAAAAGGACATCGCTTTGTATTCCCTGCTGGTTCCATCATGATTATGGCAGCCATGATCCTGCTTGCCTGGGTACCGAATAGCACGATCCTGTATTTAGCAGCCATTATTTATGGGTTAGGCTTTGGGACCGTACAACCAGCTCTTCAAGCGTGGAGTGTTCAAAATTCTCCTATTAGCAGGCGTGGAATGGCAAATGCAACCTTTTTCTCCTTCTTCGATTTAGGCGTGGGAATGGGTGCGATCGTGTTCGGACAAATCGCTTTCTATTTAGACTACCATAGCATCTACATAGCATCAGCCATTTCTGTCTTTATTGCGATACTGCTTTATTACACCGTATTTGGAAGAGAAAAGGCGAGAGCGCATTAA
- a CDS encoding NAD(P)/FAD-dependent oxidoreductase, which produces MGRMIVLGSGILGASAAFHLASKGVKVILVDRAEVGQATNAAAGIICPWISQRRNKAWYELVKHGARYYPDLVEKLSSYGVGNTGYRKVGALSLHTNEEKLKQMADRAIKRREDAPEIGEVEILTYEETKELFPLVAEGYGAVYVSGGARVDGRLIRDALVKAAVQLGTEYVRGNASLVREDNGVSGVVVDGERLEADRVLVTTGAWAREVLEPVGVNFQVSGQKAQICHLELPGVDTSEWPVVMPPNNQYLLTFEDGRVVVGSTHEDNKEFDTKVTAGGLNEIIGKALEVFPGLEEATVVETRVGFRPFTPDFLPVIGTVPGLEGVLVANGLGASGLTSGPFLGAELAKLALGEETVLDVSCYSVEGAIGD; this is translated from the coding sequence ATGGGAAGAATGATTGTACTAGGATCAGGAATATTAGGTGCTTCGGCTGCTTTTCACTTAGCGTCAAAAGGGGTAAAAGTGATCCTTGTTGACCGCGCCGAGGTAGGACAAGCAACGAACGCGGCCGCGGGAATTATTTGCCCATGGATTTCGCAAAGACGAAATAAGGCATGGTATGAGTTAGTGAAGCACGGGGCGCGTTATTACCCTGATTTAGTCGAAAAATTGTCCTCTTACGGAGTAGGTAATACGGGATATCGAAAAGTTGGAGCCTTAAGCCTTCATACAAATGAGGAAAAACTGAAACAAATGGCAGATAGGGCCATCAAACGGAGAGAGGATGCACCGGAAATCGGTGAGGTGGAAATCCTAACTTATGAAGAAACAAAAGAGCTGTTTCCTCTCGTGGCAGAAGGATATGGAGCGGTTTATGTTTCCGGTGGTGCAAGGGTAGATGGAAGGCTCATACGTGATGCATTAGTAAAGGCTGCGGTTCAGCTCGGTACGGAATACGTTCGTGGGAATGCTTCACTCGTTCGTGAGGATAATGGTGTGAGTGGAGTGGTTGTTGATGGTGAGCGGTTAGAGGCTGATCGAGTGCTTGTCACGACGGGAGCTTGGGCCCGTGAGGTGTTGGAGCCTGTTGGAGTGAATTTTCAAGTTTCGGGTCAAAAAGCGCAGATTTGTCATTTAGAATTACCTGGTGTGGACACCTCCGAATGGCCCGTAGTCATGCCTCCGAATAATCAGTACTTATTAACGTTTGAAGATGGTCGAGTCGTTGTCGGGTCGACGCATGAAGACAATAAAGAATTTGATACGAAAGTCACGGCTGGTGGATTAAATGAAATTATTGGTAAAGCATTAGAGGTGTTTCCGGGGTTAGAGGAAGCGACGGTAGTTGAAACGAGAGTGGGCTTTCGTCCATTTACCCCCGACTTTCTACCAGTGATTGGGACAGTTCCTGGACTGGAAGGTGTTTTAGTCGCGAATGGATTGGGAGCCTCTGGCCTGACGAGCGGTCCGTTTTTGGGTGCCGAGCTCGCAAAGCTCGCTCTTGGAGAAGAAACCGTGCTGGATGTCAGTTGCTATTCGGTGGAGGGTGCGATTGGAGATTGA